A genomic stretch from Alosa sapidissima isolate fAloSap1 chromosome 3, fAloSap1.pri, whole genome shotgun sequence includes:
- the slc25a17 gene encoding peroxisomal membrane protein PMP34 isoform X2, whose protein sequence is MTVFFPLDTARLRLQVDEKRKSQSTPAILSEIIKEEGLLAPYRGWFPVICSLCCSNFVYFYCFHSLKAGWRQGHRASPAKDLIIGIVAGVVNVLVTTPLWVVNTRLKLQGAKFRNTDIRPTHYTGIMDAFTQIVQDEGVGALWNGTFPSLLLVLNPAVQFMIYEGLKRQLGRGIHRELSSLEVFLIGAVAKAVATTLTYPLQTVQSILRFGQHRQQTDRSRLMSSLRSVMYLLINRVRQYGMLGLFKGLEAKLLQTVLTAALMFLLYENIASFTFGVMGMRRPVSSH, encoded by the exons ATGACGGTGTTCTTCCCTCTCGACACTGCACGATTACGTCTGCAAG TGGATGAAAAGAGAAAATCCCAGTCAACTCCAGCTATTCTGTCTGAGATCATAAAAGAGGAAGGACT CTTGGCTCCCTACAGAGGCTGGTTTCCAGTCATTTGTAGCCTCTGCTGCTCCAACTTTGTATACTTCTACTGCTTCCACAGTCTGAAGGCCGGCTGGCGCCAGGGACATCGAGCCAGCCCAGCTAAAGACCTCATTATAGGCATTGTAGCAG GAGTAGTGAATGTCTTGGTAACTACACCACTATGGGTGGTAAACACCAGGCTGAAATTGCAAGGGGCAAAATTCCGCAATACAGATATACGTCCTACTCACTACACAGGCATAATGG ATGCCTTCACTCAAATAGTGCAGGATGAGGGTGTTGGAGCGCTGTGGAACGGTACCTTCCCCTCTCTACTGCTGGTCCTGAACCCTGCAGTGCAATTCATGATCTACGAGGGCCTGAAGAGGCAACTGGGGAGGGGCATCCACAGAGAG TTGTCCTCTTTGGAAGTATTCCTCATTGGTGCTGTTGCCAAGGCAGTTGCAACTACTCTGACATACCCTCTGCAAACAGTGCAGTCAATCCTCAGG TTCGGCCAACACAGGCAACAGACAGACCGGTCCAGGCTGATGAGCAGCCTGAGAAGTGTCATGTACCTGCTGATCAACAGAGTCAG ACAATACGGCATGCTGGGCCTGTTTAAGGGGTTGGAGGCCAAACTCTTGCAGACGGTCCTGACCGCGGCCCTCATGTTTCTGCTCTACGAGAACATAGCCAGTTTTACCTTCGGTGTAATGGGAATGAGGAGACCTGTATCCAGTCATTGA
- the slc25a17 gene encoding peroxisomal membrane protein PMP34 isoform X1, with product MISQWNREIAAIGQERPGSETACYTRYFHRIFSRRNCLYLQYCCCFFLLHIRSYSTETSQMAYGDSKAAEVFSYESLVHAVAGAMGSVTAMTVFFPLDTARLRLQVDEKRKSQSTPAILSEIIKEEGLLAPYRGWFPVICSLCCSNFVYFYCFHSLKAGWRQGHRASPAKDLIIGIVAGVVNVLVTTPLWVVNTRLKLQGAKFRNTDIRPTHYTGIMDAFTQIVQDEGVGALWNGTFPSLLLVLNPAVQFMIYEGLKRQLGRGIHRELSSLEVFLIGAVAKAVATTLTYPLQTVQSILRFGQHRQQTDRSRLMSSLRSVMYLLINRVRQYGMLGLFKGLEAKLLQTVLTAALMFLLYENIASFTFGVMGMRRPVSSH from the exons ATGATTTCTCAATGGAACCGGGAGATCGCTGCTATTGGCCAGGAACGACCTGGAAGTGAAACCGCATGTTACACTCGGTATTTTCATCGCATTTTCAGCAGACGCAACTGCCTTTATCTGCAgtattgttgctgttttttccTTTTGCACATTAGATCATATTCTACGGAAACTAGCCAAATGGCGTACGGAGATTCTAAAGCTGCTGAAGTTTTTTCTTACGAAAGCTTAGTGCACGCCGTTGCAGGGGCTATG GGCAGCGTCACAGCAATGACGGTGTTCTTCCCTCTCGACACTGCACGATTACGTCTGCAAG TGGATGAAAAGAGAAAATCCCAGTCAACTCCAGCTATTCTGTCTGAGATCATAAAAGAGGAAGGACT CTTGGCTCCCTACAGAGGCTGGTTTCCAGTCATTTGTAGCCTCTGCTGCTCCAACTTTGTATACTTCTACTGCTTCCACAGTCTGAAGGCCGGCTGGCGCCAGGGACATCGAGCCAGCCCAGCTAAAGACCTCATTATAGGCATTGTAGCAG GAGTAGTGAATGTCTTGGTAACTACACCACTATGGGTGGTAAACACCAGGCTGAAATTGCAAGGGGCAAAATTCCGCAATACAGATATACGTCCTACTCACTACACAGGCATAATGG ATGCCTTCACTCAAATAGTGCAGGATGAGGGTGTTGGAGCGCTGTGGAACGGTACCTTCCCCTCTCTACTGCTGGTCCTGAACCCTGCAGTGCAATTCATGATCTACGAGGGCCTGAAGAGGCAACTGGGGAGGGGCATCCACAGAGAG TTGTCCTCTTTGGAAGTATTCCTCATTGGTGCTGTTGCCAAGGCAGTTGCAACTACTCTGACATACCCTCTGCAAACAGTGCAGTCAATCCTCAGG TTCGGCCAACACAGGCAACAGACAGACCGGTCCAGGCTGATGAGCAGCCTGAGAAGTGTCATGTACCTGCTGATCAACAGAGTCAG ACAATACGGCATGCTGGGCCTGTTTAAGGGGTTGGAGGCCAAACTCTTGCAGACGGTCCTGACCGCGGCCCTCATGTTTCTGCTCTACGAGAACATAGCCAGTTTTACCTTCGGTGTAATGGGAATGAGGAGACCTGTATCCAGTCATTGA